Proteins encoded by one window of Candidatus Stoquefichus sp. SB1:
- a CDS encoding MurR/RpiR family transcriptional regulator, translating into MLIEQKLEQIKLSSSQKSIAQFLLRKRSLIKDMTILELAQETYTSTATVIRLAKKLGYHGYDDLKKDFLKEIEYIDTHFHHVDPNFPFHQGDNIQRIAHQVTCVATETLADTCSLIEHDALQKAVFMLKNAKNIHLCAISYCLMLGQIFKMDMLRIGTNINIYDISGDELFLPAVVLPGDCVIFISYSGQIDKLCVLAETLKKMDAKIIVISSLGQNELKQYADVTLHISTREKLYSKIKGYSNEMSILLILDILYSCYYALNYDDNNEKRKAISKVSELNRFSTLAVMKEE; encoded by the coding sequence ATGTTAATTGAACAAAAATTGGAACAGATTAAATTATCATCATCTCAAAAGAGTATAGCTCAGTTTTTATTAAGAAAAAGATCTCTTATTAAAGATATGACAATTCTAGAATTGGCTCAGGAAACCTATACTTCTACAGCAACGGTGATTCGTCTAGCTAAAAAACTGGGATATCATGGATATGATGATTTAAAAAAAGATTTTTTAAAAGAAATTGAATATATAGATACACATTTTCATCATGTTGATCCTAATTTTCCTTTTCATCAAGGTGATAATATTCAACGTATTGCTCATCAAGTTACATGTGTTGCAACAGAAACACTTGCTGATACATGTTCATTGATTGAACATGATGCTCTACAAAAAGCAGTGTTCATGTTAAAAAATGCTAAGAATATTCATTTATGTGCTATTTCATATTGTCTAATGCTTGGTCAAATTTTTAAAATGGATATGCTAAGAATAGGAACAAATATTAATATATATGATATTAGTGGTGATGAGTTATTTTTGCCTGCAGTTGTTTTACCAGGAGATTGTGTTATTTTTATTTCATATTCTGGTCAAATTGATAAATTGTGCGTACTTGCTGAAACATTAAAAAAGATGGATGCAAAGATTATTGTTATTTCATCGCTTGGACAAAATGAATTAAAACAGTATGCAGATGTTACATTGCATATTTCAACAAGAGAAAAATTATACTCAAAAATCAAAGGTTATTCTAATGAAATGAGTATTTTACTTATTTTAGATATTCTTTACTCTTGTTATTATGCATTAAATTATGATGATAATAATGAAAAAAGAAAGGCTATATCAAAAGTTTCTGAATTAAATAGATTTTCAACATTAGCAGTTATGAAAGAAGAATAG
- a CDS encoding family 1 glycosylhydrolase: MREDFLWGGASAANQYEGGYQEGGRGLSINDVEQGASHGQSRIIHDCIDEKCYYPSHQATDFYHHYQEDIALLAEMGFRCYRMSICWSRIYPHGDDEIPNEEGLQFYDRVFDELLKYEIEPIVTLHHFEMPLALVKKYGGWRNRKMIDLSVRYAKTVMERYQNKVKYWITFNEINSLFIAEVPWHQAGIIYQEGENKTDVMFQAAHYQLVASAKTIIEGRKINSQFQFGNMILYNCCYAMTCHPLDQMMLHDKLLPIYYFSDVQIRGKYTNTCFSYQKRMNAHFDIEEGDLEILRNGVIDFYSFSYYSSLVEGREIEQSADGNLLDGGKNPYLETTQWGWQIDPLGLRISLNLIYDRYQIPLFVSENGLGAVDEFKNNTVYDNYRIDYLRQHIQALIAAIEEDFIDCFGYTMWSPIDIISAGTGEMKKRYGFVYVDYDDLGQGSGQRYKKQSFSWYQKVVQTNGKEI, encoded by the coding sequence ATGAGAGAAGATTTTTTATGGGGTGGTGCTTCTGCTGCTAATCAATACGAAGGTGGTTATCAAGAGGGTGGAAGAGGACTCAGTATTAATGATGTAGAACAAGGTGCAAGTCATGGTCAATCAAGAATTATTCATGATTGTATTGATGAGAAGTGTTATTATCCTAGTCATCAGGCTACTGATTTTTATCATCATTATCAAGAAGATATTGCTTTATTGGCAGAAATGGGATTTCGATGTTATCGTATGTCTATCTGTTGGTCAAGAATATATCCGCATGGTGATGATGAAATTCCTAATGAAGAAGGTCTTCAATTTTATGATCGCGTGTTTGATGAATTATTGAAATATGAAATTGAACCTATTGTTACTTTACATCATTTTGAAATGCCTCTTGCATTAGTTAAAAAATATGGAGGATGGCGTAATAGAAAAATGATAGATTTATCAGTAAGATATGCAAAAACAGTTATGGAGCGTTATCAAAATAAAGTGAAATATTGGATTACTTTTAATGAGATAAATTCATTGTTTATTGCTGAAGTTCCTTGGCATCAGGCGGGGATTATTTATCAGGAAGGTGAAAATAAAACAGATGTCATGTTTCAAGCGGCACATTATCAGCTTGTTGCGAGTGCAAAAACAATTATTGAAGGGAGAAAGATAAATTCTCAATTTCAGTTTGGAAATATGATTTTATATAATTGCTGTTATGCGATGACATGCCATCCATTAGATCAAATGATGTTACATGATAAGTTGCTTCCTATTTACTATTTTTCAGATGTACAAATTAGAGGAAAATATACTAACACCTGTTTTTCTTATCAAAAGCGTATGAATGCTCATTTTGATATCGAAGAGGGAGATTTAGAGATATTAAGAAATGGGGTTATTGATTTTTATAGTTTTAGTTATTATTCGTCTTTAGTTGAAGGAAGAGAGATAGAGCAAAGCGCAGATGGCAATTTATTGGATGGAGGGAAAAATCCATATTTAGAAACAACACAATGGGGTTGGCAAATAGATCCTTTGGGATTAAGAATTTCATTAAACTTAATTTATGATCGATATCAAATACCGCTCTTTGTTTCAGAAAATGGCTTGGGAGCAGTTGATGAATTTAAAAATAATACAGTTTATGATAATTATCGGATTGATTATTTACGACAGCATATTCAGGCATTAATAGCAGCAATAGAGGAAGATTTTATCGATTGTTTTGGATATACAATGTGGAGTCCTATTGATATTATTTCTGCTGGTACAGGAGAAATGAAGAAAAGGTATGGTTTTGTCTATGTGGATTATGATGATTTAGGGCAAGGAAGTGGACAACGCTATAAGAAACAATCGTTTTCATGGTATCAAAAAGTTGTTCAAACAAATGGAAAGGAAATATGA
- a CDS encoding tyrosine-type recombinase/integrase, whose translation MSYKQINKTKWEQRFYYHDPETNKRREKKITAESKKETNRLKDEFLKQLEADKLHLEEKAKAKEDNKNNITFNEMFVPYFRFKRQTYKGSTAVTNERRIKNEILPFFGQKRIYDITTHDIVEWKEWIDKKEFSLEYSRSIYNLLSNMFKYAMANYGLLRNTAALVGTFVRPDEIQSNETIHFWTYEQFKAFIANVDELLWKTYFSTLYLTGMRKGESQALNWKDIDLINKRISISKSLTTKTSKEERERGVIYKVTPPKTKTSIRNIMIPDILVELLQKLYNRESQIDGFTDDCYVFGTVRFIPDTSIHRYLIKYTKIASLPKIKVHDFRHSHASYLINKNANIMIVAKHLGHKDVKETLNTYSHLMPDFEQSIIDIMNDEICL comes from the coding sequence ATGTCATATAAACAAATAAATAAAACAAAATGGGAACAGCGCTTTTATTATCACGATCCAGAAACCAACAAAAGAAGAGAGAAAAAAATAACAGCTGAATCAAAAAAAGAAACAAACAGATTAAAAGACGAGTTCTTAAAACAACTTGAAGCAGATAAATTACACCTAGAAGAAAAAGCAAAAGCAAAAGAGGATAATAAAAACAATATTACATTTAATGAAATGTTTGTACCTTATTTTAGATTTAAGAGGCAAACCTATAAAGGATCAACCGCTGTCACAAATGAAAGAAGAATAAAAAATGAGATTCTACCATTTTTCGGACAAAAAAGAATATATGATATTACTACACACGATATTGTAGAATGGAAAGAATGGATTGACAAGAAAGAATTTTCTCTTGAATATAGCAGGTCAATATATAATTTATTATCCAATATGTTTAAATATGCTATGGCAAATTATGGATTATTAAGAAATACTGCTGCACTAGTTGGCACTTTTGTTAGACCAGATGAAATACAATCAAATGAAACTATTCATTTTTGGACATATGAGCAATTTAAAGCGTTTATCGCAAATGTTGATGAATTACTATGGAAAACTTATTTTTCAACGCTATACTTAACAGGAATGCGAAAAGGAGAGTCCCAAGCGTTAAATTGGAAAGATATTGACTTGATAAATAAAAGAATATCTATATCCAAATCTTTGACTACAAAAACTTCTAAAGAAGAACGAGAAAGAGGGGTTATATACAAAGTCACTCCACCCAAAACAAAAACGTCTATTCGAAATATAATGATTCCTGATATATTAGTAGAACTATTACAAAAACTATATAACCGTGAAAGTCAAATAGATGGCTTTACAGATGATTGCTATGTTTTTGGTACAGTAAGATTTATTCCTGATACTTCAATACATAGATATCTAATCAAATATACCAAAATCGCAAGCCTTCCTAAGATAAAAGTTCATGATTTTCGACATAGTCATGCGAGCTATCTAATAAACAAAAATGCAAACATTATGATTGTGGCCAAGCACTTAGGTCATAAAGACGTTAAAGAAACGCTAAATACATATAGCCATTTGATGCCTGACTTTGAACAATCTATAATAGATATAATGAACGATGAAATATGTTTATAA
- a CDS encoding C39 family peptidase: MKRLKKIGCFVICLGLFGCGENYTKSPTDQYIQNPDEVENSETSQRDIPALNMKQITLDSILQNPELPTGCEITSLTMVFNYYGFSVNKLDLADHYLNKGPIGETDFKKAFVGNPRDKHSYGCYAPVIVECAKKYIKDQESSLQVIDKTGSSIEDLFNLLNQDIPIIVWCSVNMEEPYKSVQWNVDGKKLQWLSKEHCLVLTGYDRTKNIVYVNDPLKGSISYNADSFEQRYKQMFSQAVVIR, from the coding sequence ATGAAAAGATTAAAAAAGATTGGGTGTTTTGTTATATGTCTTGGTTTATTTGGATGTGGAGAAAATTATACGAAAAGTCCAACGGATCAATATATTCAAAATCCAGATGAAGTAGAAAATAGTGAAACTTCTCAAAGAGATATTCCTGCATTAAATATGAAACAGATCACTTTAGATAGTATTCTTCAAAATCCTGAACTACCAACAGGATGTGAAATTACATCTTTAACAATGGTTTTCAATTATTATGGGTTTTCAGTAAATAAACTAGATTTAGCAGATCATTATTTAAATAAAGGTCCAATCGGTGAAACAGATTTTAAAAAAGCATTTGTTGGGAATCCAAGAGATAAACATTCTTATGGCTGTTATGCACCAGTTATAGTAGAATGTGCTAAAAAATATATAAAAGATCAGGAATCCTCTTTACAAGTTATTGATAAAACAGGTTCTTCTATAGAAGATTTATTCAATTTACTCAATCAGGATATTCCTATTATTGTATGGTGCAGTGTTAATATGGAAGAACCTTATAAGTCTGTTCAATGGAACGTTGATGGAAAAAAATTACAATGGTTATCAAAAGAACATTGTCTTGTTTTAACTGGATATGATAGAACAAAAAATATTGTATATGTCAATGATCCATTGAAAGGAAGTATAAGTTATAATGCAGATAGTTTTGAACAACGATATAAACAAATGTTCTCACAAGCTGTTGTGATTCGTTAA
- a CDS encoding DUF6809 family protein: MNKMIKDLYYGNFVPSEIDYTKNKEYQTNLEIHNKITKDTIKILEENNIKNAQSIVYRLILT, from the coding sequence ATGAATAAAATGATAAAAGATTTATATTATGGAAATTTTGTACCAAGTGAAATTGACTATACTAAGAACAAAGAATACCAAACAAATTTAGAAATCCACAACAAGATTACAAAAGATACTATAAAAATTCTCGAAGAAAACAACATAAAAAATGCACAAAGTATTGTGTATAGATTGATTCTTACATAG
- a CDS encoding PadR family transcriptional regulator, which translates to MEETQLLKGILEGCVLTLISEKETYGYEIIACLNEYGFTDIQEGTLYLVLNRLEKRGYISCRVGRSPLGPKRKYFSMTQKGERYLIEFQKAYDRITHQADMILKKGK; encoded by the coding sequence ATGGAAGAAACACAATTGTTGAAGGGAATATTAGAAGGATGTGTATTGACATTAATTTCTGAAAAGGAGACATATGGTTATGAAATAATTGCTTGTTTAAATGAGTATGGATTTACTGATATCCAAGAAGGAACATTATATCTGGTTTTAAATCGTTTGGAGAAAAGAGGCTATATAAGCTGTCGAGTAGGACGTTCACCTTTAGGACCTAAAAGAAAATATTTTTCAATGACTCAAAAAGGTGAGAGGTATTTAATCGAATTTCAAAAAGCATATGATAGGATTACTCATCAGGCTGATATGATTTTAAAAAAGGGAAAATAA
- a CDS encoding tellurite resistance TerB family protein, with the protein MAKDFESIKEDVKNGIGEIKTQTSKIGSNLVDETKFVIEKSTDVLSKSVEGDGSSLLGKSLLGAAIGVCAVAAAPFTGGGSVLAGATFVGSLASAGAITGATIAGTIGAVGGMAKQGYDNIKKENLIKEAKVHSFKDGINKGKSLTVQQIKKYADFCLATTALSFYIARCDGSIDDEEMIELERDLNLLKKNRDLPEAIKNELLKISREDDLSFEDVKKYLDEVSIETLVELKKDIDEIIEANGVISVEEKYAKNQFLSYLYYREKSENING; encoded by the coding sequence ATGGCTAAAGATTTTGAAAGTATTAAAGAGGATGTTAAAAATGGAATTGGAGAAATTAAAACTCAGACAAGTAAAATTGGATCGAATTTAGTTGATGAAACTAAATTTGTAATTGAAAAATCTACAGATGTACTTTCTAAATCTGTTGAAGGAGATGGAAGTTCACTTTTAGGTAAAAGCCTGTTAGGAGCGGCAATAGGGGTTTGTGCAGTTGCTGCTGCGCCTTTTACAGGAGGAGGTTCAGTTTTGGCTGGTGCAACTTTTGTTGGCTCTTTAGCATCTGCTGGAGCAATTACTGGTGCGACAATTGCAGGCACAATAGGAGCGGTTGGTGGAATGGCTAAACAAGGTTATGATAATATAAAAAAAGAAAATCTAATCAAGGAAGCAAAAGTGCATTCTTTTAAAGATGGTATAAATAAAGGTAAGTCATTAACGGTCCAACAAATCAAGAAATATGCTGATTTTTGTTTGGCGACAACAGCATTGTCGTTTTATATAGCAAGATGTGATGGATCAATTGATGATGAAGAAATGATAGAACTAGAACGTGATTTAAATTTATTAAAGAAAAATAGAGATTTACCAGAGGCTATTAAGAATGAATTGTTAAAAATTTCTAGAGAAGATGATTTGTCTTTTGAAGATGTTAAAAAATATTTGGATGAAGTTAGTATTGAAACTTTAGTTGAACTAAAAAAAGATATTGATGAAATTATTGAGGCAAATGGCGTGATTTCTGTAGAAGAAAAATATGCTAAAAATCAATTTCTATCATATTTATATTATCGAGAAAAGAGTGAGAATATTAATGGTTAA
- a CDS encoding helix-turn-helix domain-containing protein: MNLNKEIGRILKEIRISKGMSIQYLSSELDIDQDTLLDYENGKRIESTVLEKICDILEVDKINVLEKAKLNAKYVIGDKKNLNKEELVIKFLEEKNEYELIELYKEIIEKNSLMILLDEDKDLSVEEVYQILKIIRNLD, translated from the coding sequence CTGAATAAAGAAATTGGTAGGATATTAAAAGAGATTAGAATAAGTAAAGGTATGTCTATACAGTATCTCTCTAGCGAACTTGACATTGATCAAGATACTTTATTAGATTATGAAAATGGTAAAAGAATAGAATCAACTGTTCTTGAAAAGATATGTGATATATTAGAGGTCGATAAGATAAATGTTTTAGAAAAAGCAAAACTAAACGCAAAATATGTTATAGGAGATAAAAAAAACTTGAATAAAGAAGAACTCGTAATTAAATTTTTAGAAGAAAAAAATGAGTATGAATTAATAGAACTCTATAAAGAAATTATCGAAAAGAATAGTCTAATGATATTGCTAGATGAGGATAAAGATTTATCTGTTGAGGAGGTGTATCAAATTTTAAAAATAATAAGAAATTTGGACTAA
- a CDS encoding helix-turn-helix domain-containing protein, translated as MISFEPFFKTLERKGMSQYQLIHDYHVSTGTLDAMRKNKSVTLNTIVDLCVILDCEIQDIVKIVKS; from the coding sequence ATGATTTCTTTTGAACCATTTTTTAAAACTTTAGAAAGAAAAGGAATGAGTCAATATCAATTAATTCACGATTATCATGTCAGTACTGGAACTTTAGATGCAATGAGAAAAAATAAAAGTGTTACACTTAATACCATTGTTGATTTATGTGTTATTTTAGATTGTGAAATTCAAGATATCGTAAAAATTGTAAAATCTTAA
- a CDS encoding MerR family transcriptional regulator has translation MYYEKEGLIQPSRDVNNYRNFTQKDIDTLQLIQLLRSMEITIDEIKLILAGDLSIRDALETKQEFINHTQIKLEHIDEKIKEYIKRKKVYVTNDEKSISSAYPTLYFHNDEMKFLNTVIHKNDIQQVRISMCCSKGENGMYYGIHNLYFVDLDIYTAKDTYSFQLMNNEKVNELFEWFIICDMKRDDPMNIIQIYHDYTDPIQLNNYINRHFRDWAKQYDLDNPRESYYDIIKKNDCDVFNEKKQHPITLKEQCQELQTEWQKCIRRLLKK, from the coding sequence ATTTATTATGAAAAAGAAGGCCTGATTCAACCAAGCAGGGATGTCAACAACTATCGGAATTTTACACAGAAAGATATTGATACTTTACAATTGATTCAATTGTTACGTTCTATGGAAATAACAATTGATGAAATCAAACTTATTTTAGCAGGGGATTTATCAATTAGAGATGCTTTAGAAACCAAACAAGAATTTATTAATCATACTCAAATAAAATTAGAACATATTGATGAAAAAATTAAGGAATATATTAAGCGTAAAAAAGTATATGTGACTAATGATGAAAAATCTATTTCGAGTGCATATCCAACTTTATATTTTCATAATGATGAAATGAAATTTTTAAATACTGTTATTCATAAAAATGATATTCAACAGGTTCGTATATCAATGTGCTGTTCAAAGGGTGAAAATGGTATGTATTACGGTATTCATAATCTTTATTTTGTTGATTTAGACATTTATACAGCTAAAGATACGTATTCATTTCAATTGATGAATAATGAAAAAGTTAATGAATTATTTGAATGGTTTATCATATGTGATATGAAACGAGATGATCCAATGAATATTATTCAAATTTATCATGATTATACTGATCCTATCCAACTGAATAATTATATAAATAGGCATTTTAGAGATTGGGCTAAACAATATGATTTAGATAATCCTAGAGAAAGCTATTATGATATTATAAAAAAGAATGACTGCGATGTATTCAATGAAAAGAAACAACACCCTATAACATTGAAAGAACAATGTCAAGAATTACAAACAGAATGGCAGAAATGTATTCGACGATTGTTAAAAAAGTAA